The sequence attgattttagactgtattattttgtattatattgtgtcatttattgtatttcctatgttattgtatttctatgttcaccgcccagagagctattgctagtcggtggtatataaatttaataaataaataaataaataataaatatcatccCATGGACTATTGGCCACACTTGCTGTGGCTGATAGGAGCTTGAATTCTTTGGATACAGTTCTCCTAATGCAGGCGTaactaacctatggccctccagatgttcttggattacaAGAACCTTCTTAAACACATCAAATATTTTTCCATGATCAGATATACTCCAATTAAATACTTCAATATTTACTTACATATATGGCCCTGGAAGTCCTCCGAGAGCCTTGAAACACAAACAGGTATCTTCTACGATAACTGGTCCCTGGATCTGTTAAGGAAAGTACAGTGAACAAGATTAGATGCAAAATCAAGATAAACTCTGCTTAGATAGCAGTATTCTCCCTAGATACTCTAAAGGGGCTTTGTATCCAAAAATATTAGAACACTAGAGACTGccacccctgctcacttcactcgCCCACCCCACCACCTAACCTACCCCACCCTCCTCaccaaactccccctccccttagacctggccaagcctcctctccccccctccacagcACACCAAGccacctcctctccccctccccctccccctccccccgcagGATGCCAAGCCTCCTTCTCCAACCTTTAAACCTTCACCCCTGAGGAGGAAGAAAGTAGAGAAGAGGGTGAACTGCATAGGAGCAGTCAGAACAGGACAGCACAACTCCTCAGTAACCACCCTGCCCTCCTTCCAATTCCTTTCTCCTTGCCCTCCATTGCTAAGGTTGAAACAGCGGTGAGGTGGGGGGCCATGGCAGAGCAGGAtagttgctgaggagctgccccaACTGGTCCTGACCGATCCTTTTTCAGAAGGCAAGatcaggaagaagaagaaaggaccTGTTTAGCTGCTTCCTGGCACTTCTGGACAGAAATATCATCAGGTTCCCCTTGGTATTCAGGTACTGTAAAACAAAAAGGCTATGATTAGCATGGAACAGGAACAGTCATACATCACACAAAGAAGTAGGGAAGTAGAAACTCACAGTCTATCTTCTTTGCAACCAGTCTGTATGGAAAAGAGTCACCTAGGATCTGAACCACCTGCAAGATGAAGAGCACAGCAATCAGAGTATAGTATGAAGGCTGCTTCCACAATGGTAATTCGCTGCAAAACAGCTATATTTGATTCACTTGCTTTTTACAGGGCATCTACACAACACTGTGAACAAAAAACCTCTTATTTTTCCCTGTTCAGGTTCTTCACCCACCCCCTCAGAAGATCCACTTTTTAACTCAATATTTCTCCAGGTGTAGATGGCCTATCACACTGTTGGTCTGGCCAGTAATGGCCTGCATATATTGCTACAGCCATTTCTTTCTCTATGGTCTGCCTCGCCTGTCTAGGAATTCACTTTATCACCCTACCTTTCCAAATAGTATTACCTTTATATCAGTTTTTTCCTCCCTTCCTGTCACCCAACTGGAGGGGGCACATGACTGGGAGTGCAGCTAAGGACTATTCCCCCACTCACAATTAATAAATGCCGTCATTACCACCATCCCTTTTCAGCATTTGGGGCTAGGGAGAGAGGGACTGCCCACTCGCCCTTACAGTGTTAGAAGCCTGGAATCAGTTTAAAGGGGGAAAGCAGGAGCCACTGAATTGTCCACGCACTGAAGTGCCCCCAAGATTCCGTGACGAAGGGAGCAGAGCATTTACAAGCCCGCCATCTTCTTCAAGAAAGCCGCAAGACCTCGCAGGGACCGATCCAACCTTTCCTTCCTACCTCCTCCAGCTTCTTAGCATTGCCGGTGACAAATATCACACTCCTTCCAGCTACCGGTATCATCGCCATTGCTACCTTCTCCGTTATTCAGCCAATCCCCAGCCAGAAATAGGCTCCGTTAGCCAATCAGAGAGACTGTTATATGATGTGGCTGACGGTAAGGGGGCAAGGGCTCATGACCTAACTCTGCAATCCATTGGAGATATGAGGTAAAGGCGGAAGGCACAGCCAGCCAATGAGAatggagaaagagaggaaggaggaTCCGAAAAAAGCTGATCGGTGGAGGCACTTCCGGTACGTTATCCTATCGCATAAGCCCAGTTTCCCAGTCCTCGTGGCTGTCACCATGGAGGAACTTCAGCTGCTGCCGCGACGGGTGCGGGACTTCGCCTCATCCGACTACTGGGAGCGCTTCTTTCGGGAGCGAGGCGGACGCGCCTTTGAGTGGTACAGAGAGTGGAAAGAGCTTCGAACCCTCTTAGGACGGTACCTGCGCCCGCGGGACTCGGTGAGACATAACAGGTTGAACGGGTAGAAGAGGAGCAAAGTTGTGAGAAAGGACGGAACTTGGGGCTACAGTATTAGTTAAAACGGGGCGGAGCAAAGGATGGAGAGTTAACATAAGGatataaacttgttttgtttcctTAACAGCCTGATAGTCATGCAGCATTTACTCGGAAGCAGATCTCGGTGAGGTCAATATATAACTAAGAAAGTGTTAAAAAGTGCGGATGGTCTtggcttaatgatttttctggctgCTAGCAAcgtgtgctgtatgatttttaattatacttttattgcttcttttattttttatattgtattttattgtattacaatttgtattccatagCTTTCcaactaatataataaaatacaatatgagaaatagcAGAAacgataaaaatacaatttaaaactaaTATAAATATTTCATGTGGGCATGTTGCAGACCACTTGAATGTGGTCCATGGACGaccgtttgggaacctctgccctaCAGTATATGTAGGCATCATATAAGAAACATGGCAgacacttcccctcccctccccatttaataGGTTGTAGTATAGAAATGTACATCAGCCAGCAGAAGAGCTGACCTGAGAGAGTTTGATGCCAGATGTGGAAAATCCAAATCTCACCCCCTTCTCACAAATTAATGAGGCACAATTCTCGTTGAAGTTTATGCTCTTGTGCAGCTCCTTTTCAATTCAGTGGCCTTTGTGTAGAGCAACTGCCTGGTGGGTTATGTGTTTGTTATTTGTGATCTATGCAGCAGCCAGTTTTGTTTGTGGGTAGTTTTGTTCAGTTGAGAATTGGTAGTATGTAGCAATTGTAGCTCTGGTTGATCATTCTCATGCTCTGGTCTCTGGTCAGATGCTGCAGTTCAATTTGTGAGTCTTCTGGGAATGTCTGTATTAAGAAACCCTTTTGGTTTGCTCACAAGGCATGTGACATTCTTTATGTGATTTCCCACTAGATCCTTGTTGTTGGCTGTGGCAACTCGGAACTGAGTGAACAGCTCTATGATGAAGGGTATCAAGATATCATCAATGTGGACATTAGTGAAGTGGTTGTCAAGCAGATGAAGCAACGCAGTGCTCACCTGAGACCTAAGATGACTTACATGCTCATGGATGTGTTGCAGATGAATTTCCCTGATGAGCGCTTCCAGGTGGTGCTGGACAAAGGCACTCTTGATGCCCTCCTGACTGATGGGGAAGACACCACTTTGAGCAGGGCAGAAAGAATGTTTGCTGAAATTAGCCGTGTTCTGCAGTTTGGGGGTCGCTACCTGTGTGTCTCCTTGGCCCAAGCACATGTACTAAAGACGGCCATAGAATATTTTTCCCGGGAAGGCTGGATGGTACGAATACACCAAGTTTCTGGCAATGCATCAGGCACTTCAGAGGGAGAATTTGCCCTGCCAATCTTTGTCTATGTTATGACAAAGATTAGGCAGGTCCCTGACTCAGCTTTATACATCCTGGAGCTGTGCAGTGAAGCACAAGACAAGCCTATCCGGTTCAAGAGCACTGAGCATCTGATTGAGGCAGTGAAAGAGAGGCAGCAGTACTTTCTGCTACGAAACCAGCTCAATAAGAACCCCAATTCAGGCACCATCTCTCTGGATCTTTGCAGCAAGGACACTGGCCAAGCCCGCTACACTTTGCACGTGGTGCACAGCCTGACTGTGAAAGTGTCTTGTGATAATCAGTTTGCCATCTTTATCAGTGAGTTTACATCTTCTTAGCTGGCCCACATTGGAGAGCTCAAGTTATGTCTTAACAACCCAAGAGTCTCAAGTCTGTCCCTCACGTACTGCCAGTGATGTTTCTGAAGTGGAGACCTTTTTGATTAAAGCAGCATCTTCAAATAGAATGCAAAGCAATGTCTTATAGGGCAGAAATAATAGAGTTAAAATTATCTGTTCAGACCTATTTTCTGCTCTTAGTAAATTTGCAACTATTTGGCTAGCAATCCTGTCTGTTTTTTCTTCTCATGGTATACGTTCCTCTTTCTTACAAAAGAAAGTGGCAGCAATCCCAAATAGCCTCTCTTACCAGATTGAAAGAGAGGGGTTGAAAGTAAATGAGAACATTTGGTGCTGTACTACTTCTTTCAAATATCTGATTTGTTGGCCTCAGTTACTTGGTGTAAAGGAGCTGTCAAAATACTAATTATCACAATTTGCTTTTACAAATAATTCTAGATACATCTGCTTTTCTTGTTAAAGTGAAGGAAACCTCCTAGATTCCTGATAGTTTCTGCATTATCTATATTTTCCTTTTTGCCTTATCCCAGTACCTCAGGGCAGAGAAACTGAGTGGCTGTTTGGGACGGAGGAGGGACGGAAGCAATTGGCTGCCAGTGCAGGGTTCTGGCGTCTAGTCACTGTGGCCTTGCACAGGGATCAACACTATGCAAGTATGGGAGCCATCCAGGCAGAGCTGTCAGAAAAGGTGATGGAGCTGGCCCCACCCGCTCTCCCAGCCCAGCAGCAGGTAAGCTGCTCTTGCTGTGTGTCCTTGCTCTACCCTAAAGAGCAGGGCACTACAGTTGTTCTTACTCTTTAGTTTTGAATCTTGTGTGCCATCTTCTGCTTATATTTTCAAAAGAAGGATAAGGGTTTGTGCTGTACAAGGGATATCTTTAATTGTTGGCATAATTCAGCTTCCAAGACCCgaggtaattaaaaaaaataacctcaTTTTTATGTTTGCCTTGTTTTTATCTACACCGCAGAGAAATGCAAGTgggtaagtggtatataaatgttttaaataaatacattggaaATCTCTGCAGGGGCTGCAGAGAATGAAACTTACATTTACTAATAGGACAAGGCTTTTGCGTAATGTTCTCACGATACAGGAGATGGTGGTATAGGAGCTTCCTTGGCCATTCCTGTGGGAAGGCACTAGATGCCTCTGAATGACAGCACCAAAAATGCCTCACTTTTTGCGGGAAAAGGGGTGTATgcggactggaaagtggcaaatgtaacgccagtcttcaaaaagggatccagaggggatcccggaaattacaggcca is a genomic window of Rhineura floridana isolate rRhiFlo1 chromosome 1, rRhiFlo1.hap2, whole genome shotgun sequence containing:
- the METTL13 gene encoding eEF1A lysine and N-terminal methyltransferase, encoding MRMEKERKEDPKKADRWRHFRYVILSHKPSFPVLVAVTMEELQLLPRRVRDFASSDYWERFFRERGGRAFEWYREWKELRTLLGRYLRPRDSILVVGCGNSELSEQLYDEGYQDIINVDISEVVVKQMKQRSAHLRPKMTYMLMDVLQMNFPDERFQVVLDKGTLDALLTDGEDTTLSRAERMFAEISRVLQFGGRYLCVSLAQAHVLKTAIEYFSREGWMVRIHQVSGNASGTSEGEFALPIFVYVMTKIRQVPDSALYILELCSEAQDKPIRFKSTEHLIEAVKERQQYFLLRNQLNKNPNSGTISLDLCSKDTGQARYTLHVVHSLTVKVSCDNQFAIFIIPQGRETEWLFGTEEGRKQLAASAGFWRLVTVALHRDQHYASMGAIQAELSEKVMELAPPALPAQQQVPFLSVGGDIGIRTIQHRGTSPLSGQYIIEDVKGDDAHYFRHLIFLSNRNVVQSEARLSSGGSHKGNKKHKKKKEAASGNPAEPSAVPARQSIDKSFLCCAHHRAMVAGLCLLKNPECLPEALFHVLVVGLGGGSLPLFIHDYFLQCCIDVVEIDPAMLEVATCWFGFLPEDRLKVHIADGLIYVDSLAAEASSPYDAIMFDIDSKDSALGMSCPPPAFVEKSFLQKVRAILKTEGIFILNLVCRDTLLRDAVLVTLRETFPLLYSRRIEGEVNEILLCQQETRHKLLPVELQGTAQVLQKALQQPGQAWDSTYVLADVLEAVRLM